The Hordeum vulgare subsp. vulgare chromosome 7H, MorexV3_pseudomolecules_assembly, whole genome shotgun sequence DNA window AGCCAATCTTGTGCTACTGGACAAGCAAAGTCTAATACTGAGGGTGGCAAGTTGACAGACAGGATGTCTACAGGAGAATAACGGAAGACAGCAACCATACTTCCGAACCTGTTCATGGAGAATGGCAACAGTTACATTGACCTTAAATTTGAGAAGGTTGAATACAAGAATCCACCACATACCCATAAAAACGAAGACAGTCCCTCTGGAGGGAATGTCCACAGCAGGCAACTCGATTGGCTGTTGTGTGATTCGAAAAGCTAAGTTCAAGAAACTTTCCAAAAGAAAGTCCACATGCCGCATCAGACATCACTACTCTGTGTGTTGCCGGAGGGTTTCCATTTTTCTGTTTGCACCGGAGGCACCTGTGCCACATCCATATCTTCCCATCATTCCGTCCAGGTAACGGCTTTACAGATTCAAGATTTCTAACACCTATTGAAAGACTGCCTTGTTGATGAGTATAACATTGAACATGAGATTCTGCAGGTTCTTTGCAAGACTCACAGCACGAAGTCTGCAACAACGACGGAACACATTAATAAGGTAGTAGTAGCCTACTAGGTATTTACTTGCAACCAAACAGGAAAATGGATGACAATACAGTACCTGATAAAATAAATCTTCACGAAAATACCTCCCAAGTGGCTTATCAAAATTACCGTAGAACTTTATGCGGAAGAGCTGAGATTGCTTGCATACAATTCTTTTCTGATGGCATGCAATGGACAAGGAAACCAAAATGCTCTGTGCATTATCGGATGTTGGGAAATACTCGGTGGGGTTCTCGTTATGATCAGGTACGGTTACTCCTACATGTTCTTCGTCTGATGTATGATGGCAACCATTGTCCAACTCACTTTCAACTCTATAAATCCCACCAACCCTCTCATCTCGATGAACGTCATCAGGGCATTGCAAATCTGTTGGTGTCCCTTTTCTGACTAGAGGTGCTTCACAATTATTATCGATAAACAATGTTGGGGGGTGAGAAAACGTGTCATCAGTTCCAGGAATGTATTCTTCCTGACCAAAGTTAGGTTTCAAAAGGGATTGGTCGATAGTTAACACTTTAGAAGAACCATCAAGGAAATTTAGAGGCACGATGCAGCCCTTTTCTGAAGTTCTGTCACCAATGATTTGAAAATCATTCAAATTCTGCCGAGAAGTACTTGAGGAAATATCCCCACCATTCATATGCTTCTCAAGTGGACGAGCTGGAAGATCTGAAGGGGTCTTTGGTAGTGTTGCACCCTCATCTGCAAGATATGAAGTCTCCAGTGATAGTTGATATGCTGCAAATACAGCAAACTGTAGAGCAAGTTTGACCTTCCTTAACTCTTCATAGGATGTGCCCCTTAGGAGGACCTAGGAAAAAAATCGTTGGTTGTATTAGATATGTCTTGCACAATTAAAGTGCCACAATAGATAGACACAAAGCGGAGCTCAAGATTGCCATCCTCGGCAGAGAGTAAAATTATGCCAAAAAACAGTATAGAAGAATACGTGTATAAAATTAGGACCAAAGTAACAATATGATGAGAATTGACCCTTCATTTTTTTATGGAATGGAACAAGATCTTTAAAGGTAGCAAACAGTTCTATGTGCATTACCGTGCAGCCCAGGCGTCTTGGACAGCCATCAAAGAACATCAGTGTCTTGATAGATTTTCTGTTATCCTTCGGAGCTAAAGATTCTGCAACTCTTTCAATCCAGAAAGCTTGGCACTGTCCAAGTCTTGCTGAAGTGACATTGTCAATGGATGAAGCAATTTTAGCACCTGTGCAGCGTGATATCCGTTCTAGAAGTGATCTCTTGACATTCAGTACTAAAGAGATATCTTTTGCAAGAAGCTGTTGAGCATACATCGGCACGCTCTTTTCAACCAGCAAGACATGAGGTCGTTGGGCCTCTATCTTTGCAACAGCATTCTTAAGATATTCCTTTTCCTGTACATATCACACTTTTAATGTCAACTACGGACATACTGAGAGCTATTAGGATAAATACACTTCAGCTGACAAAGAATGGAGGCATTACCTGTTCAAGAATGCTGTTTATTGATGCTAGTTTGTTTGTAACCTTTTGATGTTCCAGTGCTCCTCCCAAAAGAAGAATTCTAGGATTCTCATGCTTTGACACCATGCGTTTATGCTTTACATTCTTAGAACAAACAACACCTTTAATGAAAGTACTGCAAATAAACAGATGAATAATCATTTAGCTCCGAAGATggcatgaaaaatatcatataATCACTCAACACAGCTGAATCGTTATAGGGCGTACCTATCATTGGGAGTCCCTGACGCTACACATTTAACTTTGACATAGTTGGTGGGATCCATGCTACCACCTTTGCTTGTATCTGGCTGCACAAAGGTAGCTGCCTGCCATGCTAATAAGGATACTATGTCCGACCATCCATCCACGAGGTCAACTCCATGACCTTGGAGCAATTGGGACACAAGAGCCCTGAAATGCCCATGTAGAGCGTTCCTTAAGAACTCTTTATGAGCTATATTCTGTTTTCCTTTGGTCCCTGGTAAATCATCACTACCACCGCACTCATGGTTAACATGTTCAAAGGTCTTCCCATCACCAATAGcgctgtcatcatcatcgtcattgtatTGAAAGAAACTGTTTTCGGAGTCATCACCCTCATCTTGAGGCGGTGGAGGATGCCATATGAGTCCATTATTACTCTCAAAATCAATTGGCTGTATAATATTGTCATGATGTTCATCATGGCAATTGGGTGAATCCATCAAATAATCACCATCATCGTAGCCATGACCAGAATTCAAAGAGTATAGAGGAGAATTTTGGCTGGCATGACCATTTATCCCGGAGGGAGGACTTGTGCCTACTTGTCCGGATCGTTTCATAGGACTATATAACGGGCTCGAATTTCCCAACCTGAATGTGTACAGCCTACTAATATTTGTGCTCACGGAATCCGTATCAGAAGTATCTTGAGAAAACTCACTGCCCGGGGAGAAATACCGGCCTCGGTCTGAGTCCTCGCCGTCTTCATAACCAATACTCCTACATCCAACAAATTTTATTCAGTCAACATATCAGGCTATGCCCTCCAGGGAATGCAAGGAAGTCAAATACCCACCCTGGCGTTGAGCATCGGAGAGGACCAGGTGAGGAGAAACGCCGCCACCCAGCAGACCTCGAGGAAGACGGTGTCGGGACACGCTCCGGTGGGGACATCGGAGCCCCGTCCAACCCGTCACCACGCTGCTCCATGGGGGCACCTCGGCCACCGTTAATAGGCCGGACGCCGAGGTCGGAGCGGTCGCCGCCGCCGCAGTCCGTCATCGCAAGGTCGGTCACCCAAGAATCGGACTTCCGCGCGACGGGAACTCCCATAAAAGCAGCAAAAACCACGAAAAAACAACTGCCGAGGAGGCCCAAACCTAGCAACTTCTTGATTTCACAGTAGACCCTGTACCAAATTACACACCACAAATCACGGGAAAACAAAGCACGCCAAAACCAGGAGCCACAAACCGTTAGAGGGGAGCTAAAAGGGACCCCGCAAAGCGCCTAGTCCTAGCGTTTCTTGGGATCTGCACATCCGAGGCATTTCCTCGAGCATGTGGCGGGCAAGAGGGCGGCAGCATCGCCCGAGGCTCCACGGTCAAGCAGCTGCTGcgggagggaggcggcggcggcggcggcggcggcggcggcgggcgagcGGAGTCCAGGGTAGGGGGAGGCGGAGGGGGGTGAGGGGAAGGTGCCCATGGAAGGGAAGCTTTTGCGTGTGAGGGGAATGGAGGAAGATATAGAGTAGAGAAAAAGGTAAGCGCGGTAGGAGAAAGGTGGGGAAAAAAAAGAAAGAGTTCGGTGGGTGCCGTTGGTTttggtttttttgtttttcctgccTTTTAATTCGCTTATCTTCTTTCCTTTTACTACCTTTCTTTTGACTTCTGTCTTTTTTATAGTAGGAAAAAAACCCAGGACTTGTATCTCTTGatgggaaaaaaatcagagaaaaaaTATATTGTGTTTCTTTCCTTTTATGAATTAAATTAAATTGTGATGGAGCTAGGCAGTACTATGTTATTGTGGTGAAGCAAAATCCGGATTGTGGGTTTGAGTTGCCTTTTCTCTATGTTCAAAAGTTATTTTCTTCCATTTGACAAAAGTTGTTCCCTGTTGAGACTTTGCAACATGTGCGTTGTGTTCTGTTTTGATTGCTCAAGGTCTTTCGATGTCATTTTCGTGTTGATAAACCTTGAGCGTCATTTAACCGCATATTTCGTGATTTTGTCAAATAAGGACATGTTGTCCCCAAAGAACAAACGGCGAGTATAGTAAAAGTATGTTACAATTTCAGTAACATATACTGTATATTCCACATGAAAATTCAAGAAAATATATGGAACACAAAATATGAAATTGTATCACAAGTCGTAGAAAAAATTGTGATGACTCACTAATTTCAATCACGCCCGCGTTCTTAAGCCTTAGTCATCATCAAGTTATAATAGTATTATTAATGTCCATTTTGTAACCTTGAAATTATTGTTAAATGTAAGAAGATGTGACTATAAGCCTCATCCATCAAGATTCAAGAGCATCATTACAAATAATACCCATTGTAGTTCCTTCACATGGATCATTTTTATCTCATCGCTTGCCAAAGCATCAACGGTAATAAACATGGTATTGTAGTTCATATTTCTCTTTTTCAGTTGGATATATTTTCTTAAGGAGAAGCGCGAGACACATGAAATCTTTTTTCCCAAGAAGATCTCAATGCCAACTCAATTTGCTTATCTTTGTTACAAGGAGCGACAAGAAACCGAGTTCAAAGACATTAGTGTATAAGAATTTCTTGAGAAAAGGGGGGTCAAGCAATACGCTGCTCCCAAGCTCAAATAGACCCTCATTGAcagtaaaataaaatgaaaaccaaTTCTTATGCTCGGAAGCTGCTGGATTAGGAAGACTCGGCCCCCGCGTCGCTCCCAGGGGCGACTCGGGcggcgaaaccctagccgccacccaaGCCCCCTCCCTCCCCTCGTCGCCGCCGGAGGATGCTGGTGGGTGAAGCCCTCGTCGGTGGACGGCGGCGACGGGGCCCTTGTTTGCGTGCTCGCGCGCTGGAGCGGTGGGAATGTGCTCGCGCGCTGGAGCAGTGGGAGCGTGTGGTGGCGCGTCGGAAAGCTGTCCGCGTGCAGGAGAGGTCGAGATGGCGCGGTGCGTGTGCGCGGAGGCGCTGCTACGGCGGCTGCCGGCCGCTGCAGCGAGCGGCAGAGCTGGGGGCGCTCAGATCTGGGCCGCGCGGGCCCGCCTTGGCCCGAGTCAACCACTCTGCCCCCACccacccttctccctcctcccacccctcccagccgccgccggtggttgttggggaacgtgcatgggaaacaaaaaatttcctacgcgcacgaagacctatcatggtgatgtccatctacgagaggggatgagtgatctacgtacccttgtagatcgtacagcagaagcgttagagaacgcggttgatgtagtggaacgtcctcacgtccctcgatccgccccgcgaacaatcccgcgatcagtcccacgatctagtaccgaacagacggcacctccgcgttcagcacacgtacagctcgacgatgatctcggccttcttgatccagcaagagagacggagaggtagaagagttcttcggcagcgtgacggctctccggaggttggtgatgatctcgtctcagcagggctccgcccgagctccgcagaaacgcgatctagaggaaaaactatggaggtatgtggtcgggcagccgtgagaaagtcgtctcaaatctgccctaaaagccccatatatataggaggagggagggggaccttgccttggggtccaagggactcccaaggggtcggccgagccaagggggggaggactcccccccccaaaccgagttggacttggtttggtgggaggagtccccctcccttctcacttcttccctctttttttttcttttcctttgatttccttctcttggcgcataggcccttttggggctgtcccaccagcccactaagggctgatgtgtctccccaaagcctatgggcttccccggggtgggttcccccccccccccccggtgaactcccggaaccctttcgtcattcccggtacattcccggtaactccgaaaaccttccggtaatcaaatgaggtcatcctatatatcaatcttcgtttccggaccattccggaaaccctcgtgacgtccgtgatctcatccgggactccgaacaacattcggtaaccaaccatataactcaaatacgcataaaacaacgtcgaaccttaagtgtgcagaccctgcgggttcgagaactatgtagacatgacccgagagactcctcggtcaatatccaatagcgggacctggatgcccatattggatcctacatattatacgaagatcttatcgtttgaacctcagtgccaaggattcgtataatcccgtatgtcattccctttgtccttcggtatgttacttgcccgagattcgatcgtcagtatctgtatacctatttcaatctcgtttaccggcaagtctctttactcgttccgtaatacaagatcccgcaacttacactaagttacactgcttgcaaggcttgtgtgtgatgttgtattaccgagtgggccccgagatacctctccgtcacacggagtgacaaatcccagtcttgatccatactaactcaactaacaccttcggagatacctgtagagcatctttatagtcacccagttacgttgcgacgtttgatacacacaaagcattcctccggtgtcagtgagttatatgatctcatggtcataggaataaatacttgacacgcagaaaacagtagcaacaaaatgacacgatcaacatgctacgtctattagtttgggtctagtccatcacgtgattctcccaatgacgtgatccagttatcaagcaacaacaccttgttcataatcagaagacaccgactatcatcgatcaactggctagccaactagaggcatgctagggacggtgttttgtctatgtatccacacatgtaaacgagtcttcattcaatacaattatagcatggataataaactattatcttgatacaggaattataataataactatacatttattattgcctctagggcataattccaatagtctcctacttgcactagagtcaataatctagccctcacatcaccatgtgaattacattgtaataaatctaacacccatacagttctggtgtcgatcatgttttggccgtggaagaggtttagtcagcgggtctgctacattcagatccgtgtgcactttgcatatatttacgtcctcctcctcgacgtagtcgcggatgaggttgaagcgtcgtttgatgtgtctggtcttcttgtgaaaccttggttcctttgctaaggcaatggcaccagtgttgtcacagaacaaggttattggatccagtgcacttggcaccactccaagatccgtcatgaactccttcatccagacaccctccttagccgcctccgaggcagccatgtactccgctacacatgtagaatctgctatgacgctttgcttggaactgcaccagcttactgcacccccattaagaataaacacatatccggtttgcgacttagagtcgtccggatctgtgtcaaagcttgcatcgacgtaaccttttacggcgagctcttcgtcacctccatacacgagaaacatctccttagtccttttcaggtacttcaggatattcttgaccgctgtccagtgatccactcctggattactctggaacctacctgccatacttatggccaggctaacatccggtctagtgcacagcatcgcatacatgataaaacctatggctgaagcataggggacggagcgcatatgctctcta harbors:
- the LOC123409935 gene encoding putative 1-phosphatidylinositol-3-phosphate 5-kinase FAB1C; the protein is MGVPVARKSDSWVTDLAMTDCGGGDRSDLGVRPINGGRGAPMEQRGDGLDGAPMSPPERVPTPSSSRSAGWRRFSSPGPLRCSTPGSIGYEDGEDSDRGRYFSPGSEFSQDTSDTDSVSTNISRLYTFRLGNSSPLYSPMKRSGQVGTSPPSGINGHASQNSPLYSLNSGHGYDDGDYLMDSPNCHDEHHDNIIQPIDFESNNGLIWHPPPPQDEGDDSENSFFQYNDDDDDSAIGDGKTFEHVNHECGGSDDLPGTKGKQNIAHKEFLRNALHGHFRALVSQLLQGHGVDLVDGWSDIVSLLAWQAATFVQPDTSKGGSMDPTNYVKVKCVASGTPNDSTFIKGVVCSKNVKHKRMVSKHENPRILLLGGALEHQKVTNKLASINSILEQEKEYLKNAVAKIEAQRPHVLLVEKSVPMYAQQLLAKDISLVLNVKRSLLERISRCTGAKIASSIDNVTSARLGQCQAFWIERVAESLAPKDNRKSIKTLMFFDGCPRRLGCTVLLRGTSYEELRKVKLALQFAVFAAYQLSLETSYLADEGATLPKTPSDLPARPLEKHMNGGDISSSTSRQNLNDFQIIGDRTSEKGCIVPLNFLDGSSKVLTIDQSLLKPNFGQEEYIPGTDDTFSHPPTLFIDNNCEAPLVRKGTPTDLQCPDDVHRDERVGGIYRVESELDNGCHHTSDEEHVGVTVPDHNENPTEYFPTSDNAQSILVSLSIACHQKRIVCKQSQLFRIKFYGNFDKPLGRYFREDLFYQTSCCESCKEPAESHVQCYTHQQGSLSIGVRNLESVKPLPGRNDGKIWMWHRCLRCKQKNGNPPATHRVVMSDAACGLSFGKFLELSFSNHTTANRVACCGHSLQRDCLRFYGFGSMVAVFRYSPVDILSVNLPPSVLDFACPVAQDWLIEEAGDVANRKDNFYRVISDNLECIEKTVSAQEDVSMKSGLYKHVVDLKDLIKVEWKKYDVLSGFGSIQNLQTIGEPVDVLELNRLRRELVLDAHVWDRRLHMMHSLTKKNCTVATDAQCPKKFPESMLKDSKAEISSTQENMEKSLEYSQSSSFITDSGKPLLRTEHGDTTASHSGLTSIDEVYHQSVEGSGSSAGLHIVPHPCEVQSNGVMADELKLEKTLEKSESSPSNLSDRIDLAWTGSGVETLLVVPTALMNGSSYHNVMAPIRIKSFDSGINFRNGLSPVDDSNVNIRRAYSQRPPRALERTGRGLSPTFTNKLSLPGMVDGEGRFLLSQSVSDVVVPVYDDEPSSMIAHAMTVPEYRSFVLPVLNLHNELDRPSVLSSLDHLTVSFEDEDSCSVDKAKFSVICYFAKQFDSIRKKCCADELDYIRSLSRCKRWSAQGGKSNVYFAKTLDDRFVIKQVTRTELDSFEDYAAEYFKYITESVSSGSPICLAKVLGLYQVVAKNLKDGKELRMELMVMENIFFKRKVSRIYDLKGSLRSRYNPDTSGNNKVLLDLNLLETLHTKPIFLGSKAKRRLERAVWNDTSFLASVGVMDYSLLVGIDEEKKELVMGIIDYLRQYTWDKQLETWVKASGILGGSKDGMPTIISPDQYKKRFRKAMSKYFLTVPDQWSP